The segment GGTGGTGGCGGCAGGAGcacagcggcggtggcggtgacaggagcagcagtcgagctagctcttttatttttttagctcgGGAACATTTTTTAGTGTTGGTTGGAGGCACGACCTGACACTGGAAAAAACTTTCAGTACTGATTCTAGacccggtactgatagtcaatACTGAAATTATTTTTGGCATTGATATACTGTTTTATAGTAATGAAATGACACTCGAAACAGACACCCGATGAAGAAATTATGAGTATTTGAAGTAACTACTATAAATTAATATAGCAAGGTAAGTTATCTCTCTGGTATGTAAGAGGACGTTGTCTGAAAGCAACATGTGCTTGGCTTCTACTAGAAATTTTTCTTAATGACACGGTTGTTTCCATGCGGATCAAACATCGTGCAATAGCTATCGATACGTACCGTACCCGGCACACTGCTGCACGCGGCTGGCCTCGCCGTCAACCGCGGGTTCTGCTTTTCTCTCCACGTACAAGGTGGGTTACTGTGACAGGACGCCTACGTTCCAAACTTCTAGAAAAGATTGCTTTCCCGTTTCCTCTTCACTCATCTCTTCTAGGATATCATCGCTTTGACACCTCCGTGTCCCTGTACAGAACCACTATGTGCGTGCAGTCCTTTTTTCGACTTAACTGCGAAGTCCTATCACGCGGATAGTTTCCGCGGTTGCTATAGACTTCACTGCTTTGTCACATGTTCCAAGTCTTCTTGCGTGTCTAATTGTCTTATCACCCTCAGTTTCCGAGGTGTCCCTCTCACAAAGTCTGCTATCAAGTATTTCGTTCGGTCCCGATCATTTTACTGTCGATcgtcaaattgcatccatcatctaTACACCATAAGACAATCAAACACATATCTTTAACTTCAATTTTAATTAGTCCATAATCGAATGTAATTTTGTCTCGAGACTTTAGTTCTTGATGGGGAAACTTTGTGGattgagatgagtcgatttgagcatagcggcggcggcaggagcacGACGGTGGTGGCGGTGATAGGAGCAGCAGCCGAGCTagatcttttatttttttggctcgggaatatttttttagtgccggttggagGTACGATCCGACACTGAAAAGAActttcagtgctggttctagccCGGTACTGGTAGTTTCTGACTATCAATaccgagtaaagagtgccggttgaaaaatcggtactgaaattatttttcaacggATACTGATGTGTTGTTTTACAGTAGTGAAACTGATACCAGAGGAAGAAATTATGAGTATTTAAAGTAACTACTATAAATTAATATAGCAAGGTAAGTGATCTCTCTGGTATGTAAGAGGACGTTGTCTGAAAGCGACATGTGCTTGTCTTCTACTAGAAATTTTTCTTAATGACATGGTTGTTTCCATGCGGATCAAACATGGTTgctaaatttttgatcaaatttaactaaatttgatgaaatttgactaaaatttgttccaatttgattgggttggaattttgtttatatctgaaatttctaaaactttagcaaaatttggttccctggttggcggatacggatacgaatcggatatatctcgaattcagatatccacatttgaatccaaatctcgaaaacgaattcggatatatccattttagtatccatttcagatacgaatacggatacgaatatccatattcgtattttaacgaaTACAAAATCgaataattcggatttcctgctATCTATTTTCACCCCTATCTAGTATATCATCCCTTTGACATCTCCGTATCCCTGTACAGAACCACTATGTGCATGCAATCCTTTTTCGACTTAACTGCGAAGTCGTATCACGCGGATAGTTTCCGCGGTTGCTATAGACTTCACTGCTTTGTCACATGTTCCAAGTCCTCTTGCATGTCTAATTATCTTATCATCCTCAGTTTCCGAGGTGTCCCTCTCACAAAATCTTATATATGGTCACAGCCGATAGAATTGTTTCACAAACTCTTTCTTGTATGGTGTTGTGTTGATTAATTCCTGGTGCGACTTCCTTACTGCAACCCTACAACTAGCTCTAACTCCTCCAGGTCGTGATTTCCTCTACGCTCGCACTACAAGATTGAATGATtgattatatatatgcatatgtactaatatatatatatcaatttctctTACTTTCCGGGCATGCAGGATAATCGATCTACATATTGTTTTGATCGATCCTAATGGcagagatggtgagttccgcagtggtccaGGAGGCAGTTAGCCAAGTCCTATCTAGCATGAGGGACAAGTACGAGGGGAAGTCAAATGCAAAGGAGCACATGGAGAGGATGGAGATGGCGCACATCAAGCTGGAGGCCGCACTCGAGACATCCGACAAGTGGAACGTCACAAGCGCGCCATTGCTGCGTTGGCGGAGCAAGCTCAAGCGCGCTGCGCAGGAGTGCGACGACACACTGCGGAGGTGCAAGCAGCGCTCtcaaggagaagaggaagggacGGAGAACGGGGTAAGGAAGCTCACCTTTCCTAAACGGATTGCTCACACTGCCAAGTCGTTCGTTTCGTCCATCTTTAATCGCGGCGACGACGAGCTGAGCCGATCCACCGTTCGGCGATTCGAGTGGTTCGCAGACGGTGCTAGCGAGTTTTTGAGATATGTGGagcttggtggcacaccacgcCAATACATGTTCTTCGACCCTCTTGTGCGCCATCTTCTCGCAGGCAAAGAAACAGAGTATAGCTTTGTTCGCGGGGACCAACACCTCTCGTTTTTTCTCGGGTCCTTCAGTTCTCCCGAGCATGGGATAGAGGGTGGGCTGACATTCTTCCTCGAAGATGGTAATGCGCCAGAGAATAATTTCATTCTTGATCTTCACTTTAGACTTTCCGAGAGTACCGACATAGTTGGGGTTGTAGTCAGATGCCTGCAGCTGTTTACGCCTCACTTGAGGTCCACTTCTGAGACTGTGAAGACAAAGCTCACCCAGCTACCAACGCAAGACTTCTACTGGGCGCCATATATTGATTCAAGCCTTAAGAAACACTGGAACAATCTTCACAACATATTTTGTAAATGGTTTCGGCCAGATCCGCTTTGTTGCCAGCAACATGATCATCGGCACATGCAGAGCTACGCCGGTAGCAACACAAGCTCATCATCAGAATCATTTCCATGTGATATATCGTTGGAACCAGTTACCGAAGTGTTTTTGCTGGGCCACGTCCCACTGTCACCTGGGTACAACAAACAGAGGGCGGTCGTCGACGGCGAAACATGCCCGGTGAGAGATGTTCCATACCTGAAACTGGGAGGACTCTTCTCGCCCCATGCTTCTGCTGAAGATTTGTTGCCTGCAGTTGGGGGTTCAGCGACAGAGATGCTCAACGGGGAGGCCGCGCAACGTGGCTTGTATGCAAACATTTCCTTTGAACAGCTGGGCGAGATCATGCTACCCAAGGCGGTAGATTGCCTTTGCCAGAATGCGGGAGCGACCTCGTATCAGATGCTGTGGAAGTCCAAGCACGGCGAAGCATACCTTCGGGTCCAGAAGACCGCATGGCGAGCAACCAGTCGGAAAGGTAGGGGACGAAACCGTCTGAAACGGTGGGGCGGAGTGCGCCGAGGAATCACTGAGTTCCTCGGCTCGTGGGTTGCGCACGCGCCTGCCCAGCTGCAGGGCTCAATCTTAGACTGGATAAAAAAAGAATCAGTAATGCAGTTAGCACTTGATTAGAAGTAGTTAGTCTACCAACCTGTGCATCTACACGGGCTAGCCATTTCAGCAGACCGTGTGTATTAAAAGAGTCGGTCTAGTTGTTTGTTTGTTGACAGATTTTTGTTTCAAAAtctgtcatttttttttccaattataTAGCGTCACATGGAGAATTTGAATGATTTTTTGTGCCAAATATATCAGATTTTTCTAGACCGAATTCAATAATCTTAACAGATCGGCCCGCAAATTATAAACAGATTCACAAACTAATATGCTGATCGGGCTCACACAACACAGATAGATAAAATCGTCCTATATACAGAAAGAGTCACACAAAAAATGCCTACATAAACACAGCAAACGAGTATAAAAAAAGCCCATAGCAAAAAATGAAAACCCCCAAAATAATACTCCTCCCTCTCCTGGCTGCGCACAaacatagtaaaaaaaaaaaagcttcacagcaatggaggaagaagagaataGAATGGAACCTAGAGAAGATGACgatacaaagaaaaaaaaagtaaaccaAGTTCAATTCTACAGCACTGCGCCAATTCAAGTACAAATGTACATCACAGAGATAGCTATTCAAACTGAATATGTGAAGTAACCATATAAAACACTGAATCTTTCTCTATGTATGAAACACAAATAAAGCTACATGTATATTACATAATCTTCTCTCTGTTATAGAACAGATAAAGGAAGACATGAAGACATGAAGAATATATCACACAGATAAAAAGCTACATGTATTCCACTGAATATATGAAGGAAGACATGAAGAATATATCACACAGATAAAAAGGTACATGTATattatagaataaataaatatcatagaGATACATACACATAAACTAAAAATATGAGGGGAGACAAGAATA is part of the Phragmites australis chromosome 12, lpPhrAust1.1, whole genome shotgun sequence genome and harbors:
- the LOC133886769 gene encoding uncharacterized protein LOC133886769 isoform X2; the encoded protein is MAEMVSSAVVQEAVSQVLSSMRDKYEGKSNAKEHMERMEMAHIKLEAALETSDKWNVTSAPLLRWRSKLKRAAQECDDTLRRCKQRSQGEEEGTENGVRKLTFPKRIAHTAKSFVSSIFNRGDDELSRSTVRRFEWFADGASEFLRYVELGGTPRQYMFFDPLVRHLLAGKETEYSFVRGDQHLSFFLGSFSSPEHGIEGGLTFFLEDGNAPENNFILDLHFRLSESTDIVGVVVRCLQLFTPHLRSTSETVKTKLTQLPTQDFYWAPYIDSSLKKHWNNLHNIFCKWFRPDPLCCQQHDHRHMQSYAGSNTSSSSESFPCDISLEPVTEVFLLGHVPLSPGYNKQRAVVDGETCPVRDVPYLKLGGLFSPHASAEDLLPAVGGSATEMLNGEAAQRGLYANISFEQLGEIMLPKAVDCLCQNAGATSYQMLWKSKHGEAYLRVQKTAWRATSRKGRGRNRLKRWGGVRRGITEFLGSWVAHAPAQLQGSILDWIKKESVMQLALD